In one window of Dehalococcoidia bacterium DNA:
- a CDS encoding helix-turn-helix domain-containing protein, with protein MADEVLLTVREAARRLGIGRSLLYRLMVERQLLSVKIGRSRRIRVWALEEFAKAKVAEAEAADLPLEALPLER; from the coding sequence ATGGCAGACGAGGTCCTCCTGACCGTACGTGAGGCGGCTCGACGGCTGGGGATTGGTCGAAGCCTGCTCTATCGCCTTATGGTGGAGCGTCAACTTCTATCGGTGAAGATCGGGCGGTCACGCCGCATCCGTGTCTGGGCGCTGGAGGAGTTTGCGAAGGCGAAGGTGGCTGAAGCGGAGGCGGCGGATTTGCCTCTCGAGGCCCTTCCACTGGAGAGATGA